From Anopheles darlingi chromosome 2, idAnoDarlMG_H_01, whole genome shotgun sequence, the proteins below share one genomic window:
- the LOC125948248 gene encoding AF4/FMR2 family member lilli isoform X4, with the protein MPANKDLLNKAELRVCGPEQLRAMRSSNSNSSNNNSKSNPYAPTGSGTGAPPAALLFSSSSYSTAPSLTSSSSSGRHSYSLHTTALPAPASSFGTTGGVGELDMKKSQKPRHDEHDRMERRERDKQARAQLQAEREPEPTGPLFTAPFKLPSTSDTDMHIAQRLGNYEAVKKCFMEASTSYHVIGIATSPAPTTPRAGSSGNSGVLSNSSSSTGSHHRSLPPKTNSNSNTISNSNVNFVKPADNRPLYNGGRMSSSSSAAPTAGGSTGRTGAPNHYSSSSSLSSSGTVVGGSFNKHEMHGVPSKGPSSTSIPTALMNGRSSSSGSMMGPGVSSGTGSGLSGGIPGLSSTAGGDKLPSQLPNGRLPQGNNVDKILNEMKSSLMTPLTEIGATPRKELESKFSFSNPNPKSFVYAMTPLLAPMTPLSAGGGSNGIGSGNGSGSTSRPIGSLALSSMEMHPPLVSGIEDDNQNGSERNSSESSSNESVDESSSEDSNVGNKLASNGGGAATTLGDGNLTSASGGGNGGSAGAAGCVNGGQVGDGGTLGSPIRRKDWSLLNFMQPTIQQVPSESTHHHHTHHHEENSVSSPIRTLKMGSGDTLGVALSPPSLVGNVAPIKNEPLAPLDDDHLSTASSNSEPPVSAIASGPGATASSSSYVKQEPYPSENSASSPPASMGVGVKSERKDDALDRLSLSSPIKSPVEHHHGGYNNHQQQQQQHLFGSENLEPDVDVISALQEAKEFSLIKPISSMSGSDSDDALDAPSSACGADVDQSSATHTRLLPAAQQHDAVGSNGVETSAAAAKKKKRKRKLAGANDREQRDASTSSSEDERYNAISHRSRSQSFEKDKSLLKGRGRQRNASNTHGGGTTTSAASSARYSDADSVASGSGRRSSKTPSHGSTPTKKLGLGVLSASAAYVDPGSIMSPPLSIPSVDGIPPTAKTSTSRKSRTLISRTSTSSSEEASSGGSSGSSVESDFGHESPSEQIEAEPPVIPAVVVCKAKKVKSKKKYDKDASVMSSAAVVLSAKTSSVEQLTKNGSTEGGRSSRGSSTNRNLYHLSSDSNDDRPSLLSSPVPTNGGRSEVAGDSSMIAGKLSKKVRKRSTASVASVDDDDNTRNRQQTSCVADDDDDDDDRSDSNSESDSDAPAKKEKKQSKNKKAAVFARVFNNNASASSGGKGKGGKGKGGKGKGQVYIDHVDDLHVPAKNPAQLAPANASNMSRQSPITSHVDQKRSLSTQHTLSVPSSSTAGLSACSPRAEGARPSSRGGGGLTPGQRAEPNRTSPLSLFSPIKGALQNITLMCRIDLSRLLKIPPTPSYPGSGSTRSLSGKANESYSAQRSASARQKSKSPYDQQQGKRRRNSVGQQQQPPQPPPPQQQQQQQQKHHHQQQQHQYHQQGQDHDRNGNGSVHSSSSTPKRLEDRSESIYDRNRITLDGESVVENGTTIVAGPLRHRSNSINSDYSGAAQKAREYHRGSDAGAFGSNSTSSSPLIHHANHRHSGATMIGGYQPHHSLAGDPKGSAIRTGKSPVLPGYDEKLAKTEKLSYSGLKDDKHSLIYAGSKYSSSGYGLIKQEGGQSIKQEFAGNNEFTTDSTLLGEGKLGSATGAKMGGTLTTNGTAEGAAASGRMRKRSVSSSSNSNNTYKEKRRKKDKANTSQTDQLEQLPPTNHDRLVVDDCQTTVGVASGTLERAHGAGTGALHHTNHHHSQQVPAGDPFVSAGTGSPEAPVHIKKVYVSYFERNDEELSEVRDQNRYLSEAKRLKHAADREGDHLAQAMLYLEAVLFFLLTGDTMERDPITEKAAFTMYKDTLCLIKFISSKFRSQLQHPTVQGNIHTKVAILSLRCQSLIYLKLYKMRRLEMKETGKTIGEFNHKTSTVPAELANGNTPSPLSPTSVGSQSSGYSSGQNNQVGSIPPINSSPAQCILMPINVHTAYQKQTTLFTNLSTCFDLWEQADSLVIRGNHNEFFIDLDHENGPMTLHSSLYNVVKYVQAGIQKLRRM; encoded by the exons CCAAGTACATCGGACACGGATATGCACATCGCCCAGCGGCTTGGCAATTATGAGGCGGTCAAGAAGTGCTTTATGGAGGCGTCGACGTCGTATCATGTGATCGGTATCGCGACCAGTCCGGCCCCGACAACGCCTCgggccggcagcagcggcaacagtgGCGTTCTGTCGAATTCATCGTCGTCCACCGGCAGTCACCATCGGTcgcttccaccaaaaaccaatagcAATAGTAATACCATTAGCAATAGTAACGTCAACTTCGTCAAGCCAGCCGACAATCGCCCCCTCTATAATGGTGGTCGAatgtcctcttcttcttcggcggCGCCAACAGCCGGCGGATCGACGGGTCGTACTGGAGCCCCAAACCATTattcgtcctcatcgtcgttgtcatcatcgGGTACGGTAGTCGGTGGTTCCTTCAACAAGCATGAG ATGCATGGAGTTCCGTCGAAGGGACCGTCATCTACGTCAATACCAACAGCGCTGATGAATGgccgttcatcatcatctggttcTATGATGGGACCCGGTGTTAGTAGTGGAACTGGAAGTGGTCTTAGTGGAGGGATCCCCGGACTTTCCTctaccgctggtggtgataAGTTACCCTCGCAATTGCCCAATGGACGACTGCCCCAG GGCAACAATGTGGACAAAATCCTGAACGAGATGAAGTCCAGCCTGATGACGCCACTGACGGAGATCGGTGCCACGCCGCGTAAGGAGCTGGAATCTAAGTTTAGCTTCAGTAACCCGAACCCGAAGTCTTTCGTGTATGCTATGACACCACTACTAGCACCCATGACACCCCTgtcagccggtggtggtagtaacgGTATCGGCAGTGGAAACGGATCCGGTAGTACTTCAAGACCAATCGGTTCCTTAGCGC TTTCTAGTATGGAAATGCATCCTCCCCTTGT GTCTGGCATTGAGGATGACAATCAGAACGGATCAGAGCGCAACTCTAGTGAATCCTCTTCAAATGAGAGTGTAGATGAATCGTCTAGCGAAGACTCAAACGTGGGTAATAAGCTAgcatcgaatggtggtggtgctgctactaccctTGGAGATGGTAATTtaaccagtgccagtggtggtggcaatggagGAAGTGCCGGCGCTGCTGGATGTGTAAACGGCGGTCAAGTCGGGGATGGTGGAACCCTGGGTAGCCCGATCAGGCGTAAGGATTGGTCGCTCCTTAACTTTATGCAACCCACCATCCAACAAGTGCCAAGCGAAAGtacccatcaccaccatactcatcatcatgaagAGAATTCGGTATCGTCGCCAATTCGAACGCTGAAGATGGGCAGTGGTGATACTTTGGGAGTAGCACTGTCTCCTCCTTCCCTAGTAGGAAACGTTGCACCCATCAAAAATGAACCGCTTGCCCCGCTAGACGATGACCATCTGTCGACtgctagcagcaacagtgaacCTCCTGTTAGTGCGATTGCTAGCGGGCCAGGAGCAACTGCGTCGTCCTCTTCCTATGTTAAACAGGAACCGTATCCTAGCGAAAACAGTGCCTCATCGCCTCCGGCTTCGATGGGTGTAGGGGTTAAGAGTGAGCGGAAGGACGATGCTCTCGATCGGTTATCATTATCGAGTCCGATTAAGAGTCCCGTCGAACATCATCATGGTGGCTACAacaatcatcaacaacagcagcagcaacatctttTCGGCAGTGAAAATCTCGAGCCGGACGTGGATGTGATAAGTGCCCTACAGGAAGCCAAAGAGTTTAGCCTCATCAAGCCGATATCGAGTATGTCCGGTAGTGACTCCGACGATGCGCTCGATGCGCCGTCCTCGGCATGCGGCGCGGACGTGGATCAATCATCGGCAACACACACTCGACTGTTACCAGCCGCCCAGCAGCATGATGCAGTCGGTAGTAACGGCGTAGAAACAAGTGCTGCggcagcaaaaaagaaaaagcgaaagcgaaagcttGCTGGAGCAAATGATCGAGAACAGCGCGATGCATCGACGAGCAGTAGCGAGGATGAACGATACAACGCTATCTCACATCGAAGCCGCTCACAATCGTTCGAGAAGGATAAATCTTTGCTGAAAGGGCGAGGTCGGCAACGGAATGCAAGCAATACTCATGGTGGGGGTACGACAACGAGTGCGGCTTCCAGCGCCAGGTACTCCGATGCGGACTCTGTGGCCAGTGGTAGTGGCCGGCGATCGAGCAAAACACCTTCACACGGATCAACTCCCACGAAAAAGTTAGGCCTGGGTGTATTGAGTGCCAGCGCGGCATACGTGGATCCTGGAAGCATTATGAGTCCACCACTCAGCATACCTTCAGTAGATGGCATTCCGCCCACAGCGAAAACCTCTACCTCCCGTAAGTCACGTACACTGATCTCACGAACTAGTACCTCGTCGTCGGAGGAAGCTTCTTCTGGTGGATCGTCTGGATCTTCGGTGGAATCAGACTTTGGTCACGAGAGTCCGTCAGAGCAGATCGAAGCAGAACCTCCCGTGATACCAGCAGTGGTAGTGTGCAAAGCGAAAAAGgtgaaatcgaagaaaaaatatGATAAGGATGCTAGCGTCATGTCATCGGCTGCTGTCGTTCTATCCGCGAAAACCTCTTCCGTTGAGCAGTTGACGAAGAACGGATCaacggaaggaggaagaagtagTCGTGGTAGCAGCACCAATCGTAACCTATATCATCTTTCTTCAGACAGCAATGACGA TCGACCGTCATTGCTCTCTTCACCCGTTCCTACCAATGGTGGCCGTTCAGAAGTCGCTGGAGATAGTTCGATGATAGCTGGAAAACTGTCGAAGAAAGTGCGCAAACGATCGACTGCATCGGTGGCTTCGgtagacgatgacgacaataCTCGCAACCGGCAACAAACAAGCTGTgttgccgatgacgatgacgatgatgatgatcgatccgATAGTAACAGTGAAAGTGATAGCGATGCACCCGCCAAAAAGGAGAAG AAGcagagtaaaaacaaaaaagcggcTGTGTTTGCCCGGGTATTCAACAATAATGCCTCGGCATCTAGTGGTGGCAAAGGTAAAGGTGGCAAAGGTAAAGGCGGTAAAGGTAAAGGGCAGGTTTACATCGATCACGTAGACGATCTGCATGTTCCTGCGAAGAATCCGGCTCAATTGGCACCAGCAAATGCCAGCAATATGTCTCGTCAATCTCCGATCACTAGCCATGTGGATCAAAAGAGGAGTTTGTCCACGCAGCATACTCTAAGCGTGCCTTCATCTTCGACTGCAGGCCTTTCCGCTTGCTCTCCACGTGCCGAAGGTGCTCGACCAAGtagcagaggaggaggaggtttaaCGCCAGGGCAGAGAGCAGAGCCTAACCGAACGTCGCCGTTGTCATTGTTCTCCCCTATAAAAGGTGCCTTACAAAACATCACGCTTATGTGTCGAATCGATTTGAGTCGCCTTCTAAAAATACCACCAACGCCGTCGTATCCGGGATCCGGCAGCACCAGATCGCTATCGGGTAAGGCAAATGAAAGCTACAGCGCTCAACGAAGTGCCTCCGCTCGACAAAAGAGCAAAAGCCCATACGATCAACAACaagggaagcgaaggagaaaTTCAGTTggtcagcaacaacagccgccgcaaccgccgccgccgcagcaacagcaacagcaacaacaaaaacatcaccaccagcaacaacaacaccaatacCATCAGCAAGGGCAGGATCATGATCGAAACGGTAACGGTTCAGTACACAGTTCCTCATCTACTCCGAAGAGGCTCGAAGATCGGTCAGAATCCATTTACGATCGCAACCGTATTACATTAGACGGTGAATCGGTTGTTGAAAATGGAACCACTATAGTGGCCGGTCCTTTGAGACATCGCAGTAACTCCATCAACAGTGATTATAGTGGGGCTGCACAGAAAGCTCGGGAGTATCACCGTGGGAGCGATGCTGGTGCTTTTGGGAGCAATtcaacatcatcttctccTTTGATACATCATGCCAATCACCGACATTCAGGTGCCACTATGATTGGAGGCTATCAGCCGCATCACAGTCTTGCCGGGGATCCGAAAGGATCAGCAATAAGAACAGGAAAATCTCCGGTTCTTCCAGGGTACGACGAGAAACTAGCAAAGACGGAAAAACTCAGCTATAGTGGGTTGAAAGACGATAAGCACTCACTTATATACGCTGGCAGTAAATACTCTAGTTCAGGCTATGGTCTGATCAAACAGGAAGGAGGACAATCGATCAAGCAAGAATTCGCAGGCAATAATGAGTTTACAACCGACAGCACACTGCTTGGCGAGGGTAAATTGGGTTCAGCGACGGGTGCTAAAATGGGTGGAACCCTTACAACGAATGGTACCGCTGAAGGCGCAGCAGCCAGTGGGCGAATGAGAAAACGATCCGTGAGTTCGAGCAGCAACTCTAACAATACGTACAAAGAAAAACGTCGGAAAAAGGATAAAGCAAACACTTCACAG ACTGATCAACTTGAACAACTTCCACCCACCAATCATGACCGATTAGTGGTCGACGACTGTCAAACAACAGTCGGTGTCGCTAGCGGGACATTGGAGCGAGCCCATGgtgctggaactggagcgcTGCATCacaccaatcatcatcattctcaaCAGGTGCCTGCTGGCGATCCCTTTGTCTCGGCAGGTACCGGTTCACCGGAAGCTCCAGTGCATATCAAGAAGGTGTACGTTTCCTACTTCGAACGGAACGATGAAGAGTTATCCGAGGTGCGTGACCAAAACAGATATCTGTCGGAGGCAAAACGGCTCAAACATGCGGCCGATCGCGAAGGAGATCATTTGGCGCAAGCGATGCTCTATTTGGAAGCCGTGCTGTTCTTTCTGCTCACTGGTGACACAATGGAACGAGATCCTATTACCGAAAAAGCGGCCTTTACGATGTATAAAGATACGCTTTGTTTGATTAA ATTCATTTCGTCGAAATTCCGTAGCCAACTGCAACATCCGACAGTGCAGGGTAACATTCACACGAAGGTGGCCATTCTAAG TTTACGATGTCAATCGTTGATTTATCTGAAATTGTACAAAATGCGGCGACTAGAGATGAAGGAAACGGGTAAAACAATCGGAGAGTTTAACCATAAAACCAGCACTGTGCCGGCAGAACTAGCGAATGGAAACACACCATCACCTCTTTCTCCGACATCAGTTGGATCGCAG AGCTCTGGGTACAGTTCGGGGCAGAATAATCAGGTCGGATCAATCCCACCGATTAATTCATCACCAGCTCAATGCATCCTTATGCCCATCAAT GTACATACCGcataccaaaaacaaacgacactCTTTACGAACCTTTCCACCTGTTTTGATCTTTGGGAACAAGCGGATAGTTTGGTAATACGAGGGAACCATAACG AATTTTTCATCGACCTGGACCACGAGAATGGACCGATGACTCTGCACAGTTCACTGTACAATGTCGTTAAGTATGTGCAAGCTGGTATTCAGAAATTGCGGCGTATGTAA